One Microbacterium marinum genomic window carries:
- a CDS encoding replication-associated recombination protein A — protein sequence MAMGDALFRGATPLAVRMRPASLDEVAGQSHLLRPGSPLVALADAEKATAGAVSVILWGPPGTGKTTLAQAIARTSGRRFVELSAVTAGVKDVREVMQEAMTQRDLYGASTILFLDEIHRFTKAQQDALLPGVENGWVILIAATTENPSFSVISPLLSRSLLLTLQPLTDEDLAMLVDRAVSDARGLAGSVELSPEARAALVHLASGDARRALTSLEAAAAMAEPTGEEDAVPVITAEHVAQAVDRALLRYDRQGDEHYDVISAFIKSIRGSDVDAAMHYLARMIEAGEDPRFIARRLVISAAEDIGLADPQALQIAVAAADAVAFIGMPEGRIPLAEATAYLATTAKSNAAYTAINAAIADVRAGGFGRVPVHLRDAHYAGAKRLGHGKGYVYPHDLEVGVATQQYLPDELRGRRYYEPTARGVERDIGARVEKIRKILEGDG from the coding sequence ATGGCGATGGGAGACGCGTTGTTCCGTGGAGCGACGCCTTTGGCGGTGCGGATGCGCCCGGCATCCCTCGACGAAGTCGCGGGACAGTCGCACCTCCTGCGCCCCGGATCCCCGCTGGTCGCCCTCGCCGACGCGGAGAAGGCGACCGCCGGCGCTGTCTCGGTGATCCTCTGGGGTCCGCCCGGCACCGGCAAGACGACGCTCGCCCAGGCGATCGCGCGGACATCCGGACGCAGATTCGTCGAGCTCTCCGCGGTGACGGCCGGAGTGAAGGACGTGCGCGAGGTCATGCAGGAGGCGATGACCCAACGCGACCTCTACGGCGCCTCGACCATCCTCTTCCTCGACGAGATCCACCGCTTCACCAAAGCGCAGCAGGACGCGCTCCTGCCGGGAGTCGAGAACGGATGGGTGATCCTCATCGCGGCCACGACCGAGAACCCGTCGTTCTCGGTGATCTCGCCGCTGCTGTCGCGCTCCCTGCTCCTCACGCTCCAGCCGCTCACCGACGAAGACCTGGCGATGCTCGTCGACCGGGCGGTGTCGGATGCGCGTGGGCTCGCGGGCTCTGTCGAGTTGTCGCCGGAGGCCCGCGCGGCGCTCGTGCACCTCGCCTCGGGCGACGCGCGTCGCGCTCTCACCTCCCTCGAGGCCGCAGCCGCGATGGCGGAGCCGACGGGCGAAGAGGACGCGGTGCCGGTGATCACGGCTGAGCACGTCGCCCAGGCCGTCGACCGCGCGCTGCTCCGATACGACCGGCAAGGCGACGAGCACTACGACGTGATCAGCGCCTTCATCAAGTCGATCCGTGGATCCGACGTCGACGCCGCCATGCACTACCTCGCTCGCATGATCGAAGCGGGGGAGGACCCCCGCTTCATCGCGCGGCGGCTCGTGATCTCTGCGGCCGAGGACATCGGGCTGGCAGATCCCCAGGCGCTGCAGATCGCCGTCGCCGCAGCCGACGCGGTCGCCTTCATCGGGATGCCGGAGGGGCGGATCCCCCTCGCCGAGGCGACGGCCTACCTCGCCACCACCGCGAAGTCGAACGCGGCCTACACCGCGATCAACGCCGCGATCGCCGATGTGCGGGCGGGCGGGTTCGGCCGCGTCCCGGTGCACCTGCGCGACGCGCACTACGCCGGAGCGAAGAGGCTCGGCCACGGCAAGGGATACGTCTACCCCCATGACCTGGAGGTCGGCGTCGCGACGCAGCAGTACCTGCCCGACGAGCTGCGTGGGCGCCGGTACTACGAGCCGACAGCGCGCGGCGTCGAGCGCGACATCGGCGCGCGGGTCGAGAAGATCCGGAAGATCCTCGAGGGCGACGGGTGA
- a CDS encoding SAM-dependent methyltransferase, whose product MWPFLYFAGDRLSTAELCAARLDGHLVEVGEAFMPADAVETAAMRAGSLREMTRSHHALTHASAAWVHGAIPDPPLVHSLQRATARRTAFPLDVRVDFRDPALPREDVELHGGVAVTTPVRTLVDLVRLQVASDRPDPVVEAMLLWRPALTDAAVAWLEASGPVHHKRPALDELRRRQDVVTR is encoded by the coding sequence ATGTGGCCCTTCCTCTACTTCGCCGGTGACCGGCTGTCGACGGCGGAGCTGTGCGCGGCGCGTCTGGATGGTCACCTCGTCGAGGTGGGCGAGGCATTCATGCCGGCGGATGCTGTCGAGACCGCCGCCATGCGCGCCGGCTCGCTGCGGGAGATGACGCGGTCGCATCACGCGTTGACCCACGCTTCGGCGGCCTGGGTGCACGGGGCCATTCCCGATCCGCCGCTCGTCCACAGCCTCCAGCGCGCCACCGCGCGACGCACCGCGTTCCCCCTCGACGTGCGGGTCGATTTCCGAGATCCCGCACTCCCTCGTGAGGATGTCGAGCTCCACGGCGGTGTCGCGGTGACGACGCCCGTGCGCACGCTGGTCGATCTCGTGCGGCTCCAGGTGGCATCCGATCGACCGGACCCCGTCGTCGAGGCCATGCTGCTGTGGCGCCCGGCGCTCACGGACGCCGCCGTCGCATGGCTCGAGGCGTCGGGCCCGGTGCACCACAAGCGGCCCGCGCTCGACGAGCTGCGACGCCGTCAGGACGTGGTGACGCGGTAG
- the alaS gene encoding alanine--tRNA ligase, producing MKTADIAQRYLDFFQKEGHTIVPSASLVSDDPALLFTVAGMVPFIPYLSGDVPAPFARAADNQKCIRTNDIEEVGKTPRHGTFFQMLGNWSFGDYFKEGAITFAWNLLTTPEADGGLGFDPKDLWVTVYEEDDEARELWLRLSTLPEERIQRLGKDTNYWTTGLPGPAGPCSEIFFDRGPAYGIDGGPATDDDRYVEIWNLVFMQYEITNVRSKYEFDIVGELPAKNIDTGMGLERVAFIKQGVDNMYETDQVRPVLDKAVELSGKQYGADHEDDVRFRVVADHVRSSLMLLSDGVTPSNDGRGYILRRLMRRAIRSMRLLGVHGPSFAELFAVSRDAMKASYPIVETDYERLSQYALAEEATFLRTLASGSEILDDSVSQAKASGQKSLSGAQAFLLHDTYGFPIDLTLEIAEEAGLDVDRPAFDSLMTEQRDRAKADARSRKGQLADTSVYRDFRALGETVFTGYTDLETESRVLGILVGGVPTDRALHGQIAEVILAETALYAESGGQVADKGVIVGPGYALEVLDVQKPVPGLVSHTVEVTTGEVAVGQPATTVVDAANRRAAAQAHSATHLVHAALRDTLGKGATQAGSLNRAGYLRFDFAWGQSLSPETRSEIEEIANNAVRDDLAVTTRVLSLDEAKQAGAMALFGEKYGETVRMVDIGGPWSRELCAGTHVASSAQVGLINLVGESSVGASNRRVEALVGRDAFRELAAERAIVSQLTSSLKAPRDQIPTRIAELQASLKAAEKKIAQFEAKALGERIPALVQTARRAGQVTVVAESLGTVGSADDVRSVALQVRERLGSDAAVVALGGDVGGRPVVIVATNEAARAAGARAGVLAKGAAGALGGGGGGRDDVAQGGGTDAEALPAALQGIVEVLTGAGA from the coding sequence ATGAAGACCGCCGACATCGCGCAGCGCTACTTGGACTTCTTCCAGAAGGAAGGGCACACGATCGTGCCCTCCGCATCGCTCGTGAGCGACGACCCCGCCCTCCTGTTCACGGTGGCGGGCATGGTGCCCTTCATCCCGTACCTGTCGGGCGATGTCCCGGCACCTTTCGCCCGGGCCGCGGACAACCAGAAGTGCATCCGCACCAACGACATCGAAGAGGTTGGCAAGACCCCCCGCCACGGCACCTTCTTCCAGATGCTCGGCAACTGGTCGTTCGGCGACTACTTCAAAGAAGGCGCGATCACTTTCGCCTGGAACCTGCTGACGACGCCCGAGGCCGACGGCGGTCTGGGCTTCGATCCGAAGGACCTGTGGGTGACGGTCTACGAGGAGGATGACGAGGCGCGCGAGCTGTGGCTGCGCCTGTCCACCCTCCCGGAGGAGCGCATCCAGCGTCTGGGCAAGGACACGAACTACTGGACGACCGGCCTTCCCGGTCCCGCCGGGCCGTGCTCGGAGATCTTCTTCGACCGCGGGCCCGCCTACGGCATCGACGGGGGGCCGGCCACCGACGACGACCGCTACGTGGAGATCTGGAACCTGGTCTTCATGCAGTACGAGATCACCAACGTCCGCTCCAAGTACGAGTTCGACATCGTCGGCGAGCTGCCCGCCAAGAACATCGACACCGGGATGGGACTCGAGCGGGTCGCGTTCATCAAGCAGGGCGTCGACAACATGTACGAGACCGACCAGGTGCGTCCGGTTCTCGACAAGGCGGTGGAACTGTCCGGCAAGCAGTACGGGGCCGACCACGAGGACGACGTCCGGTTCCGTGTCGTCGCCGATCACGTCCGTTCGTCACTGATGCTCCTCTCCGACGGCGTCACGCCCTCCAACGACGGTCGCGGCTACATCCTGCGTCGCCTCATGCGTCGTGCGATCCGGTCGATGCGTCTGCTTGGGGTGCACGGACCGAGCTTCGCCGAGCTGTTCGCGGTGTCGCGCGACGCGATGAAGGCCTCCTACCCGATCGTCGAGACCGACTACGAGCGGCTGTCGCAGTATGCGCTGGCCGAGGAGGCCACGTTCCTCCGCACGCTCGCGAGCGGGTCGGAGATCCTCGATGACTCCGTCTCTCAGGCGAAGGCGTCGGGACAGAAGAGCCTCAGTGGCGCCCAGGCGTTCCTCCTCCACGACACGTACGGGTTCCCGATCGATCTGACGCTGGAGATCGCCGAGGAGGCGGGGCTGGACGTCGACCGTCCGGCGTTCGACAGCCTGATGACCGAGCAGCGCGACCGCGCGAAGGCGGACGCCCGCTCGCGGAAGGGTCAGCTGGCCGACACCAGTGTGTATCGCGACTTCCGCGCTCTCGGTGAGACGGTCTTCACCGGCTACACCGACCTCGAGACGGAATCGCGCGTCCTCGGCATCCTGGTCGGGGGCGTGCCCACCGACCGCGCGCTGCACGGGCAGATCGCCGAGGTGATCCTCGCCGAGACGGCGCTGTACGCGGAGTCCGGCGGCCAGGTCGCGGACAAGGGTGTGATCGTCGGCCCGGGCTACGCACTCGAGGTGCTCGACGTGCAGAAGCCGGTGCCGGGGCTCGTCAGCCACACCGTGGAGGTCACGACCGGAGAGGTGGCCGTCGGACAGCCGGCGACCACGGTGGTGGATGCCGCGAATCGCCGTGCCGCCGCGCAGGCGCACTCGGCGACGCACCTCGTCCACGCCGCCCTCCGCGACACGCTCGGCAAGGGTGCGACGCAGGCGGGATCTCTCAACCGTGCCGGGTACCTCCGGTTCGACTTCGCGTGGGGCCAGTCGCTGTCGCCCGAGACGCGGAGCGAGATCGAGGAGATCGCCAACAACGCCGTCCGCGATGATCTGGCTGTGACCACGCGCGTGCTGTCGCTGGACGAGGCCAAGCAGGCGGGGGCGATGGCCCTGTTCGGCGAGAAGTACGGCGAGACCGTCCGGATGGTCGACATCGGCGGGCCCTGGTCTCGCGAACTCTGCGCCGGCACCCATGTCGCCTCGAGCGCGCAGGTGGGGCTCATCAACCTCGTGGGCGAGTCGTCGGTGGGCGCATCGAACCGTCGCGTCGAGGCCCTCGTCGGCCGGGACGCGTTCCGGGAGCTGGCGGCGGAGCGCGCGATCGTGTCGCAGCTGACGTCGAGTCTGAAGGCTCCGCGCGATCAGATCCCCACCCGTATCGCCGAGCTGCAGGCGAGCCTGAAGGCGGCCGAGAAGAAGATCGCGCAGTTCGAGGCGAAGGCGCTGGGGGAGCGCATCCCCGCGCTCGTGCAGACGGCGCGGCGTGCGGGACAGGTGACCGTGGTCGCCGAGTCGCTCGGCACGGTCGGCTCGGCGGATGACGTGCGGTCGGTGGCTCTGCAGGTGCGCGAGCGTCTCGGATCGGATGCCGCCGTGGTCGCCCTCGGCGGCGATGTCGGAGGCCGCCCGGTGGTGATCGTCGCGACGAACGAGGCGGCCCGCGCCGCGGGCGCCCGCGCCGGGGTCCTCGCCAAGGGAGCCGCCGGTGCACTCGGCGGTGGTGGTGGCGGTCGCGACGACGTCGCCCAGGGCGGTGGGACGGATGCCGAAGCGCTCCCCGCTGCGCTGCAGGGAATCGTCGAGGTGCTGACGGGCGCCGGAGCGTGA
- a CDS encoding DUF349 domain-containing protein codes for MTSATPESAETQPWGRVDDDGTVSVREGEDWRVVGQYPDGTAEEALAYFERKYADLASEVTLLEVRRRRGGASAADLRGAARAVRERLTDAAAVGDLAALNVRLSALEETLSEATAEEAQAQRAAVDAAVAEREAIVVQIEAIAAKDPRSIQWKQTTTEVADLFARWQEHQSSAPRLPKAVGQQLWKRFRDARSIIDKNRREFYAGLDEQHKSARDAKTRLVERAEALAPQGEDGIGAYRGLLDQWKSAGRAGKKADDALWARFKAAGDVLYGARVERETADVEASKEKIEAKRALLDQAAGVAKESDNAKARALLTGIQRTWDEIGRIFPREAERGLDDQLRKIESALKQREDEDWKRNNPETKARQNDMTSQLQDAITKLEEELAAAEATKDKAAIAKAKDALEARKGWLRALGG; via the coding sequence GTGACTTCCGCCACTCCTGAATCCGCCGAGACCCAGCCCTGGGGCCGTGTCGACGACGACGGCACCGTCTCCGTCCGAGAAGGCGAGGACTGGCGCGTCGTCGGACAGTATCCCGACGGCACGGCTGAAGAGGCACTCGCCTACTTCGAGCGCAAGTACGCCGACCTTGCCTCCGAGGTCACCCTCCTCGAGGTGCGTCGGCGGCGCGGCGGTGCGTCCGCCGCAGATCTGCGCGGCGCTGCGCGGGCCGTCCGCGAACGGCTGACGGATGCCGCGGCCGTCGGAGATCTGGCGGCGCTGAACGTGCGTCTGTCCGCGCTCGAGGAGACCCTCAGCGAGGCGACGGCCGAGGAGGCTCAGGCCCAGCGCGCCGCCGTCGACGCAGCGGTGGCCGAGCGTGAGGCGATCGTCGTTCAGATCGAGGCGATCGCCGCGAAGGATCCGCGCTCGATCCAGTGGAAGCAGACGACCACCGAGGTCGCAGACCTGTTCGCCCGCTGGCAGGAGCACCAGAGCAGCGCCCCCCGCCTCCCCAAGGCCGTCGGGCAGCAGCTGTGGAAGCGGTTCCGCGATGCCCGCTCCATCATCGACAAGAACCGTCGCGAGTTCTACGCGGGCCTCGACGAGCAGCACAAGTCGGCGCGCGACGCCAAGACCCGTCTCGTCGAGCGCGCTGAGGCGCTCGCGCCGCAGGGCGAGGACGGCATCGGTGCATACCGCGGTCTCCTCGACCAGTGGAAGAGCGCGGGCCGCGCGGGCAAGAAGGCCGACGACGCCCTGTGGGCACGCTTCAAGGCGGCCGGCGATGTCCTTTACGGCGCTCGGGTCGAGCGCGAGACGGCTGACGTCGAGGCATCGAAGGAGAAAATCGAGGCCAAGCGCGCCCTGCTCGACCAGGCGGCCGGTGTGGCCAAGGAGTCCGACAACGCCAAGGCGCGCGCCCTGCTCACCGGCATCCAGCGCACCTGGGACGAGATCGGACGGATCTTCCCGCGTGAGGCCGAACGCGGCCTCGACGACCAGCTCCGCAAGATCGAGAGCGCGCTCAAGCAGCGCGAAGACGAGGACTGGAAGCGGAACAACCCGGAGACCAAGGCGCGTCAGAACGACATGACGAGTCAGCTCCAGGACGCGATCACGAAGCTCGAAGAAGAACTCGCTGCCGCCGAGGCGACGAAGGACAAGGCTGCGATCGCCAAGGCGAAGGATGCGCTGGAGGCCCGCAAGGGCTGGCTGCGCGCCCTCGGCGGCTGA
- a CDS encoding dioxygenase: MATGRGGTSRGSAQERERARLYDARRRFHHSQGARRRRDNVLAAVVGGALIVLLIGSQIVYYTAGPGAPVPTPSPTPTVSGTPTPSATPSPSSSDDPASPSPTPTP, translated from the coding sequence GTGGCAACGGGCAGAGGCGGCACATCGCGCGGCAGCGCTCAGGAGCGCGAGCGCGCCAGGCTCTACGACGCACGGCGTCGATTCCATCACTCCCAGGGCGCTCGCCGCCGACGCGACAACGTGCTCGCGGCCGTGGTGGGAGGCGCCCTGATCGTCCTCCTCATCGGCAGCCAGATCGTGTACTACACGGCCGGCCCCGGCGCCCCGGTGCCCACCCCCTCGCCGACGCCGACCGTGTCCGGCACTCCGACACCGTCTGCGACCCCGTCCCCGTCGTCGTCCGACGACCCGGCGTCGCCGTCACCGACCCCGACCCCCTGA
- the rpsD gene encoding 30S ribosomal protein S4, which yields MTTKSQDRRKVRLSRALGIALTPKAAKYLEKRPYAPGEHGRTKRKQDSDYAVRLREKQRLREQYGIREKQLRNTFNEARRKDGLTGENLVELLEMRLDALVLRAGFARTTAQARQLVVHRHILVDGQLVDRPSFRVKPGQTIHVKTKSEALEPFQVAAAGGHAEVLPPVPGYLSVELDKLQARLERRPKRAEVPVTCEVQLVVEYYAAR from the coding sequence GTGACCACGAAGTCTCAGGACCGCCGCAAGGTCCGCCTGTCGCGTGCCCTCGGCATCGCGCTGACCCCCAAGGCAGCCAAGTACCTCGAGAAGCGTCCCTACGCTCCGGGTGAGCACGGCCGCACCAAGCGCAAGCAGGACAGCGACTACGCCGTCCGCCTCCGCGAGAAGCAGCGTCTGCGCGAGCAGTACGGCATCCGCGAGAAGCAGCTTCGCAACACCTTCAACGAGGCCCGTCGCAAGGACGGTCTGACCGGTGAGAACCTCGTCGAGCTCCTCGAGATGCGTCTCGACGCCCTCGTGCTGCGTGCCGGCTTCGCCCGCACCACGGCGCAGGCTCGCCAGCTCGTCGTGCACCGTCACATCCTCGTCGACGGCCAGCTCGTCGACCGCCCGTCGTTCCGCGTGAAGCCGGGCCAGACGATCCACGTCAAGACCAAGAGCGAGGCCCTCGAGCCGTTCCAGGTCGCAGCCGCCGGCGGTCACGCCGAGGTTCTGCCCCCGGTCCCCGGCTACCTGTCGGTCGAGCTCGACAAGCTCCAGGCCCGTCTCGAGCGTCGCCCCAAGCGCGCCGAGGTTCCGGTGACCTGTGAAGTTCAGCTGGTCGTCGAGTACTACGCCGCGCGCTAA
- a CDS encoding tetratricopeptide repeat protein: MSDPMAWRLLGSQLAYEGFVRVRRDTYELPDGSVSEWDVQTQSDTVAVVAFTPEFDVVVFEQFRVGPARAVLELPGGAVDAGETPLDAGIRELEEETGYRPVDVFSAGSEWSGANSTRRKHVLIAVGCERIGTPTWGDHEMGVVRVLAASDLLPHLLGGDLSDAGEALRGLHVFAGADVAGALRDAQQRVIELLTPRLMPAPPADEWSRRVAEVWDRADEDRPAELRAEMAALVGERADGDPDALFERASVEDFLGEEAAAIPLYRAALDAGLAGRRRTEAQIQLASSLRNVGDASGAMAVLRRVDDADPLAPAARAFLALALHDDDKPTPALRTALGELAPHLPAYRRAVRGYARDLPSRRRIRAIAVGLLVRDGWVLAEQYGDIAGDGFLRAPGGGIDVGERAVDAMHREIREELGASLTDVALWEIVENIYDRPGHVGHEIAYVFGIRSTELEALARSDRIDVLDGDTSVGWYRIADLRAARVPFYPVGMLDLAERRG, from the coding sequence GTGAGCGACCCGATGGCCTGGCGCCTGCTCGGCTCGCAGCTGGCCTACGAGGGGTTCGTCCGCGTGCGTCGCGACACGTACGAGCTGCCCGACGGATCGGTCAGCGAATGGGACGTGCAGACGCAGAGCGACACGGTCGCTGTCGTCGCCTTCACGCCCGAGTTCGACGTCGTGGTCTTCGAGCAGTTCCGCGTCGGGCCGGCCCGTGCGGTGCTCGAACTGCCCGGCGGCGCGGTCGACGCGGGCGAGACGCCGCTCGACGCCGGCATCCGCGAGCTCGAGGAGGAGACGGGCTACCGTCCGGTCGACGTGTTCTCCGCCGGGTCGGAGTGGTCCGGCGCCAACTCGACGCGTCGCAAGCACGTGCTGATCGCGGTGGGCTGCGAACGGATCGGGACGCCGACCTGGGGCGACCATGAGATGGGCGTCGTCCGCGTGCTCGCGGCATCCGATCTCCTTCCACACCTCCTCGGCGGTGACCTCAGCGATGCGGGCGAGGCGCTGCGCGGGCTGCATGTGTTCGCCGGCGCAGACGTCGCTGGCGCGCTCCGAGACGCGCAGCAGCGGGTCATCGAGCTGCTCACTCCTCGTCTGATGCCGGCACCGCCCGCCGACGAGTGGTCGCGGCGTGTGGCCGAGGTGTGGGACAGAGCCGACGAGGATCGTCCCGCCGAGCTCCGCGCCGAGATGGCGGCGCTCGTCGGCGAACGCGCCGACGGCGATCCCGACGCGCTGTTCGAGCGCGCCTCGGTCGAAGACTTCCTCGGCGAGGAGGCAGCCGCGATCCCGCTGTACCGAGCTGCCCTCGACGCAGGGCTCGCCGGTCGCAGACGCACCGAGGCGCAGATCCAGCTCGCGAGCTCGCTCCGAAATGTGGGTGACGCATCCGGCGCCATGGCCGTCCTCCGCCGTGTCGACGACGCGGATCCGCTGGCGCCCGCCGCACGCGCGTTCCTCGCGCTCGCGCTGCACGACGACGACAAGCCGACGCCGGCGCTGCGCACCGCTCTCGGGGAGCTCGCCCCGCACCTACCTGCCTACCGTCGCGCGGTGCGCGGCTACGCCCGGGACCTGCCGTCACGGCGCCGCATCCGCGCGATCGCCGTCGGGCTGCTCGTGCGCGACGGGTGGGTGCTCGCGGAGCAGTACGGCGACATCGCGGGCGACGGGTTCCTCCGCGCGCCGGGTGGCGGCATCGACGTCGGTGAGCGCGCCGTCGACGCCATGCACCGCGAGATCCGCGAAGAACTCGGCGCTTCACTGACGGATGTCGCCCTGTGGGAGATCGTCGAGAACATCTACGATCGGCCGGGACACGTCGGACACGAGATCGCCTACGTCTTCGGCATCCGGAGCACGGAACTCGAAGCGCTGGCGCGGAGCGATCGCATCGACGTCCTCGACGGCGACACCTCGGTGGGGTGGTACCGGATCGCCGACCTCCGAGCCGCGCGGGTGCCCTTCTACCCGGTGGGGATGCTGGACCTCGCCGAGCGCCGAGGGTGA
- a CDS encoding ATPase, translating to MKNVLWFVLGIAGGFVVAHLVNKDPRGQELLTEVDLRISEFTDRIAEAYHAQEAKIEGLVAGAKDAADDVLDNATAPASTAPNAN from the coding sequence ATGAAGAACGTGCTCTGGTTCGTGCTGGGCATCGCCGGCGGCTTCGTCGTCGCGCACCTCGTCAACAAGGATCCGCGCGGCCAGGAGCTCCTCACCGAGGTCGACCTCCGCATCTCGGAGTTCACCGACCGCATCGCCGAGGCGTACCACGCGCAGGAGGCGAAGATCGAGGGTCTCGTCGCCGGCGCGAAGGATGCCGCGGACGACGTCCTGGACAACGCGACCGCCCCCGCGTCGACCGCTCCGAACGCGAACTGA